In Rhinoraja longicauda isolate Sanriku21f chromosome 38, sRhiLon1.1, whole genome shotgun sequence, the following are encoded in one genomic region:
- the ngrn gene encoding neugrin, protein MWVRAAVHRGLGAAAAAPRPRAQGIPDPGRWWWGSPPSRAFNDGEEAAEPGERQQLEELIRAEKRKWRAIKYRKIQAEFESGGAPPRTLTTEALQQIRFLKAQSPEEWSLSQLAEGFSVSEDVIRKVLRSRFVPSPARRVKQDSKAAALSPTLSPRAKQPATGLPRRSAPADSKLVADQVPLARLSQGPDALPALPQSRAREKEVGRSKPIQQRICVELADQGGVGKASARRKEATGKGRGQGSELAGTSSDEQLASAGKMDPELEEPAARGQENHIIVVQRDHEFYDQDGNFLYRINKPLDNPKPEA, encoded by the exons ATGTGGGTGCGGGCTGCCGTGCACCGAGGCCTGGGGGCGGCCGCCGCCGCTCCGAGACCCCGGGCCCAGGGCATCCCCGACCCCGGCCGGTGGTGGTGGGGCTCCCCGCCGAGCAGGGCGTTCAACGACGGGGAAGAAGCGGCCGAGCCCGGCGAGCGGCAGCAACTGGAGGAGTTAATCAG GGCTGAGAAGAGAAAGTGGAGAGCCATTAAATACCGAAAAATTCAGGCGGAGTTTGAGAGTGGCGGAGCTCCTCCGAGAACTCTAACTACAGAGGCCCTGCAGCAAATCAG GTTTTTGAAGGCACAGTCTCCGGAGGAGTGGAGCCTGTCACAGCTGGCCGAGGGGTTTTCGGTGAGCGAGGACGTCATCCGGAAAGTTCTGCGGAGTCGGTTCGTCCCTTCGCCGGCGAGGAGGGTGAAACAAGATTCGAAGGCGGCAGCACTgagcccgactctctctccccgagCGAAGCAACCGGCCACCGGTTTACCACGCCGCTCTGCCCCAGCCGACTCCAAACTGGTTGCGGATCAGGTGCCTCTGGCCAGACTATCTCAGGGGCCAGACGCACTTCCCGCTCTCCCTCAGAGCAGAGCCAGGGAGAAGGAGGTGGGAAGGTCCAAGCCAATCCAGCAGAGAATATGCGTCGAGCTGGCCGACCAGGGTGGGGttgggaaggccagcgccaggAGGAAGGAAGCCACTGGCAAAGGGAGGGGACAGGGCAGTGAACTCGCTGGCACGTCCAGCGATGAGCAGCTTGCGTCCGCTGGAAAAATGGACCCGGAATTGGAGGAACCCGCTGCCAGAGGGCAGGAAAATCACATCATCGTTGTCCAGAGAGACCACGAGTTTTATGACCAGGATGGCAATTTTCTTTATAGGATTAATAAACCCTTAGATAATCCCAAACCGGAAGCCTGA